A window of the Mesobacillus boroniphilus genome harbors these coding sequences:
- the rpsH gene encoding 30S ribosomal protein S8, producing MVMTDPIADLLTRIRNANMVRHEKLEVPASNIKKEIADILKREGFVRDVEYIEDNKQGIIRIFLKYGANNERVITGLKRISKPGLRVYAKSTEVPRVLNGLGIALVSTSNGVLTDKEARAKQVGGEVLAYVW from the coding sequence ATGGTCATGACAGATCCGATTGCAGATTTGCTAACTCGTATTCGTAACGCGAATATGGTTCGTCACGAAAAATTAGAAGTACCTGCTTCTAACATTAAAAAAGAAATCGCTGATATCCTTAAGCGTGAAGGTTTCGTGCGTGACGTTGAATATATCGAAGACAATAAGCAAGGTATCATCCGTATCTTCTTGAAGTACGGTGCAAACAATGAGCGTGTTATCACTGGTCTTAAAAGAATCAGTAAGCCAGGACTTCGCGTTTATGCAAAATCTACTGAAGTACCTCGTGTACTTAATGGTTTAGGTATTGCTCTTGTATCAACTTCAAACGGCGTTTTAACTGACAAAGAAGCTCGCGCTAAGCAAGTGGGCGGAGAAGTTTTAGCATACGTTTGGTAA
- the rplF gene encoding 50S ribosomal protein L6, translated as MSRVGKKPIEIPAGVTVTLDNNHVTVKGPKGELSRTFHSDIEIKIEENVINISRPTDNKEHRALHGTTRAVLANMVEGVSKGFERGLELVGVGYRASKQGTKLVLNVGYSHPVEIEAEKGLEIEVPTNTKVIVKGTDKERVGALAANIRDVRPPEPYKGKGIRYEGEYVRRKEGKTGK; from the coding sequence ATGTCACGCGTAGGTAAAAAACCAATTGAAATTCCAGCTGGTGTTACTGTTACTCTTGATAACAATCACGTAACAGTAAAAGGACCAAAAGGTGAATTGTCTCGTACTTTTCACTCTGACATCGAAATCAAGATCGAAGAGAACGTAATCAACATCTCTCGCCCAACTGATAACAAGGAACATCGTGCATTGCACGGAACGACTCGTGCTGTTCTTGCTAACATGGTTGAGGGTGTATCTAAAGGATTCGAAAGAGGTCTTGAGTTAGTAGGTGTCGGTTACCGTGCGTCTAAGCAAGGTACCAAGCTTGTACTTAACGTAGGATACTCACACCCTGTTGAAATCGAGGCAGAAAAAGGCCTTGAGATCGAAGTTCCGACAAACACAAAGGTGATTGTAAAGGGAACTGACAAAGAACGTGTTGGCGCATTAGCTGCTAACATCCGTGACGTACGTCCACCAGAGCCTTACAAAGGCAAAGGTATTCGTTATGAAGGCGAATATGTACGCCGCAAAGAAGGTAAAACAGGTAAGTAA
- the rplR gene encoding 50S ribosomal protein L18 — translation MITKADKNATRRKRHGRVRAKLSGTEARPRLNVFRSNKHIYAQLIDDVKGVTLASASTLDKEVNVEGNNLEAAKQIGELIAKRAVEKGYKSVVFDRGGYLYHGRIQALADAARENGLEF, via the coding sequence ATGATTACGAAGGCTGATAAAAACGCTACTCGCCGTAAAAGACACGGTCGTGTCCGTGCGAAACTTAGCGGAACTGAAGCTCGTCCTCGTCTAAATGTGTTCCGTTCTAACAAGCACATTTATGCTCAACTAATCGACGATGTAAAGGGAGTAACTCTAGCGAGTGCTTCTACTTTAGATAAAGAAGTTAATGTTGAAGGCAATAACCTGGAAGCAGCAAAGCAAATTGGTGAATTGATCGCTAAGCGCGCTGTAGAAAAAGGTTATAAATCAGTAGTATTTGACCGTGGCGGATACCTCTATCATGGTCGCATCCAGGCACTTGCTGATGCTGCCCGCGAAAACGGCTTAGAATTTTAA